In Bacillus thuringiensis, the DNA window TGCAGAAATACAAATGGCGATAAATAAAAATAGCCAAAAGGAAGGATTCAATAAATTACTTATTGTAAATAAGCTTTTCAATAATACGAACGTCGACAAGAGCATGTTTTGAACCATCTCTACATTAATAGAAGTAGAAGCGATTGTTTTTTCGAGAGTTGTATTAAATAAGAAATATGAATTTGGTACGAAATAGCGCATTAAAAGGATTAACGCAGTAATACCGGAAATAATAGGACCGATCCCAATGAAGAAGTTCCCAATTCGTTGATATACACTTTTTTGGTTGTATTGATGTTGTACGTAGCCTAAAGCACCTTGACTTGTATCTGTTGGAAAAAACTGCGTTGCTACAATTTTGTGACGAAATAGTACACACATAATTGCATGTCCAAGTTCATGAATCGGAACACCAATCCACGCAGTTAAAAGGAATCCTTTTCTTCCGAAAGCTCTCGACCAATACATTCGTGTGAGAGATTCTAAATAGCCTAATAGAAATCCAATTACAATGATAACGCCAATTAAAGAAAATAATTGGATTACGCTTGTAAGGAGTATTTGAAAAATTGAGTTTACAAATTCCATTGTTTTTCATCCAATCTGTTAAAAATATTATTTATTCTGTTTCATAATAGCATTATTTTTCAAGATTGCTAGCATATATATTTTCTTTTGAAAGAAGGACTTCAGAATCTTTTTCTTGTAGTCATGTTTTATGTACAAAGTCATATATTGAATTTGTAACACCCTATACGGTATATGCTTAAGGAGGGATGAGAGAATGAAATGTCCAGCGTGTCATACGGAAAATGCAACAGAGGCAAAGTTTTGCGGGAATTGTGGACATTCGTTGACGGAGGAAGTAGTGGTAAGTAGCGGCCGAGAAGAAGGGCCGGAACAAGCGCGCGCGGCACAAGCAAAGGAAACTCGACCAAATGAAACAGTAGAGCAAGCGAAGCGGTTTGCAAGTGGCTATTTTCAGTTCTTTAAACAAGCATTACAAGCACCGACAGCCATTATGAAAAGTGGAAATGTTGAAGTACGAAATGGAATTGCAAGTCTTGTTCTTATTTGTTTTTTAGGAGCATGTATTTTTTATAGAATAATGAGCACTGGGGCAGCGCTTACGAGAACGTTGGTGCCAGATGTTTCTACTCCTACATTCTTTTTGGACACTGTAACGGTCTTTTTATTTTTATTAATTTTAACTTTATTTGTCGGATTTATTATTTTTGTAAGTGGGAAGATGATGAAATCATCTTTTTCGTTTCTTGAAGTATTTGGTATATGGGGAACGATAGCGACGCCAGCTATTGGGATATTAGTGCTTTCTTTTCTTTTTAGCTTTTTATTAATCTTTTTCTTACCAATTTTATTAGGGCTGGCTACAACGTATATGGCAATTAGTATAATTGTAGCTATAGTAAAACTAGATAACGGTGGATTAGATCTTGTCTACACACTTTTTATCGCAAATGTTTTAATTGGAATTGCAACATTCATTGTACTGTGGTCTTACATTAGCACGATAATTCAAACCTTTACACAGGGATTAACTGGCTTCTAACGAAAAGGTGGTTGAATGGATGAATGTATGTACAAAGTGTGGGACTCAGTTTGAAGACGGTGTGCAATTTTGTCAAAACTGCGGTAAGAAAAGGGGACACCCTGTAATAAAGAAGAAAATGAGCAGTGGTACAAAAGTTGGCATTACACTTTTAGCACTACTTGTTATAGCGATTGTCGGTTTGTATGTATATGGATCATCGTATTATACGCAGGCTGCGCAAGTAGATCGGATGATTACTATTGTACAAGAGCGGGACGGGGAGAAGTTAGCTGAAATCGTCACGGTAGATGATCCATCAGTTATTGTAACGAGAGAGAGTTTAATGCCACTATTTTCGTATATAAAAGAAAATCCATCTTACGTGAATGAATTGAAAGACTATTTGAGGCAAGGTGAAAAACGAGGGGACGGAATCGAAAGAGCAGATTTTTCGTTAACGAAAGACGGTAAGTATTTCTTTTTATTTGATCGGTATAAATTGAAAGCGAAGGCGTATTATACGACGTTGCTTTCAAATGAAAAAGGTGCATCTTTAAAAATGAACGGAAAAGAAATTGATAAAACAGATGACAAAAAGTTTGAGAAGCAATATGGGCCGTTTCTTCCAGGGACTCAAGTGTTTCAATCAGAATATAAAAATGACTATGTGAAACTATCACGTGAGGAAAAGGTTGTACTTATGAAACAAAGTCAAAATAACGTAACGATAGATTTAACGTTGCAAGGTCAATATATTACAGTGCAAACGAACACGCCTGGTGCAACATTGTACGTGAATCAAAAACCAGTTACAGCGCTAGCGGGAGAAGAAATTACGTGGGGGCCGGTAGCAACTGATGGAAGTGCTACGATTTATTTAGAACGAAATGGAGAAAATGGAAGGGAAGCGACGAAGGTAGAAACGGTAACGGCATTTCCTTCGTATAATCTTCCATTCCAGAAGAAAAGTACAGAAAAAACAGTTGTTTACAATGTTACTCCGCCGTCTACGACTCGGTATGTATATAATGGCTTCATTTTCCCTGACAGTGATGCTCGAAAATTAACGAGTTCAGATCTAACGTATTTATCGAAAGAGCAATTGAAAATAGCGAGAAACGAAATATACGCAAGACATGGACATATGTTTCAAACGAAAGATATGCAAGCGTATTTTTCAAAACAGTCTTGGTATAGAGAAAATCCATATTTTACAGGAAAGCTAACGGATATTGAATCTTATAATGTTGAACTAATCAAATCAAGAGAATAGAACACGTGAAAAAAGGTACAGTGCATAACTGTACCTTTTTTATGGCTTTTTATCTGGACCAGGATCCCTTGAGAAAAAGATATGAAAGAGGAATGTGACTTTACTCGCTCCTCCTGATGTACTTGCTTGCACATCAGTTAAAGAACTAGACGTTAAAGCAGCTTCGGAACGAGGAGGGACGATTATTTTGAGAGCATCATCTGATTCTGAGGATATAGTAACTGTTATTGTATCCTCAGAAAAATTTAAAATTTTAACAGTACCAACTGGAAAGATGGATTTGCGAGCGTGTGATGCAGAAGCAAAGCGGGTAGCTTTCCAAATAGTTTGTGAGAAAGTGTCATTGTCAGATAACCAAGCGCGAGCACTGTATAAAGTTACACTCACAGTAAATTCTTGTTCTAGCGGGAGGGCGGGTCTCGGTTCTAGCGGTTCCTCGGGAAGCTGGACGAGAAGGCCGGCACACATATATATTTCACCTACTTCCGATAGTTACTGTTATAGCATATTAAACATGTTGTTTATAAGACACGACGGTTACCTATTCAGGTATAGGTTTGTGCACCAAATTTGAAGATGAAATCCTCTTTCTTTACAATAGTAGTAGGTGTTATTTCTATAAAATATGGAAACCGTAAAGAGTATGTAAAAAAGAAGGAGTGGTAAAGTGAACTATGTCATTGTTGGCGGAGATGCAGCTGGTATGAGTGCAGCTATGCAAATTGTTAGAAACGATGAAACTGCAAATGTTGTAACGTTAGAAAAAGGTGAAATTTATTCGTACGCGCAGTGTGGATTACCGTATGTCATTAGTGGTGCTATCGCTTCAACGGAAAAATTAGTCGCGCGCAATGTAAAGACGTTTCGTGATAAATATGGAATTGATGCGAAAGTACGACATGAAGTAACGAAAGTAGATACGGAAAAGAAAATCGTGTACGCAGAGCATACGAAGACGAAAGATGTTTTTGAATTTCCGTATGATCGATTATTAATTGCAACTGGAGTGCGTCCTGTTATGCCAGAATGGGAAGGTCGAGATTTGCAAGGCGTTCATCTTTTAAAAACAATTCCGGATGCTGAGCGTATATTAAAAACGCTAGAAACGAATAAAGTTGAGGATGTAACCATTATTGGCGGCGGTGCGATAGGACTGGAGATGGCAGAAACATTCGTCGAACTTGGTAAGAAAGTAAGAATGATTGAGAGAAATGATCATATCGGTACGATTTACGATGCAGATATGGCTGAATATATACATAAAGAAGCAGGTAAACATCATATTGAAATTTTAACGAATGAAAATGTAAAAGCATTTAAAGGAAATGAAAGAGTCGAACAAATTGAAACGGACAAAGGAACGTATAAAGCAGATCTTGTTTTAGTGTCGGTTGGAGTAAAGCCAAATACTGATTTTCTTGAAGGAACAAATATACGTACAAATCATAAAGGGGCAATTGAAGTAAATGCATATATGCAAACGAATGTGCAGGACGTATATGCAGCTGGTGATTGTGCGACGCATTATCACGTTATAAAAGAAATTCATGACCATATTCCAATTGGAACGACTGCCAATAAACAAGGACGGATTGCTGGACTGAATATGCTGGATAAACGAAGAGCCTTTAAAGGTACGTTAGGTACAGGTATTATTAAATTTATGGATTTGACACTCGCAAGAACAGGCTTAAATGAAAAAGAAGCGAAAGGGCTAAACATCCCGTATAAGACGGTTAATATAGATTCAACAAATATGGCCGGTTATTATCCAAGTGCTAAGCCACTTCACTTGAAATTATTATATCGCTCTGACACGAAACAATTATTAGGTGGACAAGTAATTGGAGAAGAAGGTGTGGATAAACGGATTGATGTGATCGCAATGGCACTTTTCAATAAAATGAGCATTCACGATTTAGAAGATGTCGACTTAAGTTACGCACCACCATATAACAGCGTTTGGGATCCAATTCAGCAAGCGGCAAGGCGAGCAGAATAGCACTTTTTAAGTGCTATTTTTTTTGCAAAGGTAGGTAAACTTTTTTAGCGAATAATAAAGAGGGAGAAACAGTTACATATAGGGAAGGGGATCATTAAAAATGTTTGTAACACTTCAAACAGTTCAAGAATCAGAAAAAGAAATATTACGTAATTTGTACGCACTATATCTTCATGACCTTTCTACATTCACTCCTAATATAACGATTGGGGAAAATGGTTTTTTTGAATACGAAGATTTGCATATGTTTTGGGGAAATGATGGAATTACTCCGTATTTTATTAAAGGTGATAATGATATTGTAGGATTTTTATTACTATTGGAACGCCCGTTTTTGAAGAAGGAAAATGACTTTGGTATAAATGACATTTTCATATTGAATCAGTACAAAGGGAAAGGAATTGGTAAAAGAGTTATTGAGAATGTACTAAAAGAGAAACGAGGACAGTATTTCGTTATCGAACTTGTGAAAAATGTACCAGCAGTTTCTTTTTGGAAGAAAGTATATAGGGAGCTAAACATAGAATTTGATGAGAAAAAACAGTTAATCGATGATGAAGAATGTCTCGTTCAAACGTTTAAAATATAATGAAATCGATGCTCCTAGTATATTACTTTGAAATTTAACTTTATCCCGCGTTAACGGACAGTAAAACTCCCACCTCAAAATTCAGTTGGGGCAAAGAAGTTAGGTGGGAGATCAACTGTCCGTAAACGTCCGATTGGTTCAACTAATAATCAGTGGGGGATGAACAAAACCCCCACTGATTAAAGTTTCACTTTATTTCGAATATACCGTTCACCCTTGAAAACATAGTACGTATCGCTTATATTTTCATATAGTATTTAATTTTTAAACAAAGCAATGAACGAACCAGGGGGCACAGTATGGCAATTAACATGAAAACAATCGAAGAATGGATTGCTGAATCAAACGCAAGACAAGAAGAAGACTTTGGACATGTTGTGGAAGAGATGAAAGAAGTTTGTGTTGGACTTGATAATGCGACATTAATTTATACGAAAAACGTATTTTGTTTCGGTAAGAAAGTAGAAGTATTGTTCTTCTTCCAAGACCATGTCGTGATCGGACAAGAAAAAGATGAGTATGTTGAAATTGAAAAATTAAAGTATGATGCGATTACAAATAGCAGTTTAAAAACAAATGACAAAAATACAACGTTAGAATTACAGTTTGCTAACGGACAATCTATCAATTTAGATAGTTTAAATGATAACTACGGTACAAAAAATTGGTTATTTGCAAGACAAATTAAGAGTATCTTTAAATTAATCTAGTAAAAAAAAGCAGACCTCAAAGGGTCTGCTTTTTTACTTAATTCCTATTACACAAAGGCAACCTCTTTCTTCATAACATTTCACGCTTGTAAATCCTGTCTTATAAAGTAGATTTACTATTTCTTCAGTCGTTTTAAATTTCTTCATATGATATTGAATTTTAAAAGTTTCAGCAACTAATAAAAAAGAACCGTTTGGTTTTAATGTGCGAAATATTTCTTTTATATCTTGTTCGACATGCGGCCAAAAGTAGTGCGTTTGAAAGGCGGTAATGAGATCGAAAAAGTTCGTATTGTGAGGAATAGAGGAGACGCTAGCTTGCTGAATGATTACTTTCCCTGTTTTTACATCTTTCATATTAGCTTTCTTCGAGTTTTCAACGGCTTGTTCTGAATAGTCAATTCCGCATATTTTCCCAAACGGAATTCGTCTTGAAAGAGTATGTATTGTTTTACCACCGCCACAACCGGTATCTAAAGTAATCTCATCTTCACGTATATGTATTTTTTGTAAAGCCCAATTTGTTAGTCTCGTATGTGCAGCATTCATAATACAAAGCATAGAAGAACCAATTGTCCCGCGAGGATTTTTTGCTTGCTGAATTAATCGTTGTAACATGCTCAAGTTAAACTCTCCTTTTATGTAAGAATATATACTCATTTCGCTTTTTATAAATTAAGTCCTTTAAAAAAGCACGCCGTTCACCGGCGTGCTTCTAAATACGCAAATCTCCTTTTAACCAATTCCGCGCTCGATACGCCCCAACAGGAATTTGAATTAGTGACGTTTCATTTCGAGTATCTATCCCGTACAATTGATCACATGCATTTGTATCAAAACTTAATAATGGATGCCCGCCCATCCCCATAGCAGTTGCAGCAAAAACGAGTTTATGAACGAGTATACCAGCTTCCATTTGGTGAATACGGTATCCTCTATAGCCTAATGCATTTGTATAGTAATCTTTCTTTCCGACTACATGTAGGCAAAGCGGTACTTGAAAAAGATTCACGTTATCCATCGTCATACTAGATTGAAGGGGATAACGAAGGTCTCCATATCGAAGTGGTTGTATGGAATGCGTTTTACTGTTATAAGAATAAGCGCCATTCTCTATATCTTTTACGTTATAAAAACATCCATATAAAGAGACACGCGCATTTTTATTTACATACTGACCATCAAGGTCGTTGTAATAAGGAAAGGCGAGGCTCGCTTCTTGTAGTAAAGTAGCGAGCTCGGCTGTATCCCATTTCGTTAAAGTAAAGTCAGCATCAGGAGAATATCGTTTTTTACAAAGTTGTAAGAAATCATACGATAACCGTTCTACTTTCGGTAGCTGTACAGCATGCGCATGATGTTGATAGTGCTCTTCATGATGTAGCGTTTGGAAGTGTGCTGTCGATTCGATCATAGAAGATTCATTTATTTTGGTTATCATAGGATGTTTATCTACTTGCTTTGATCGAATGAAATGCTCATGTGCTAACGGCGGAATTTGCTGCAATAACTCATGAGAAGTCACTGTTTTATTTTCACGGTGATCATTGTGAAACCAATTCGTTTGCGGTTCTGTACTGAAAGGAACAACAGCATACACGCTTTCTTCTCCTTCTGACAGTCCGAGTAAA includes these proteins:
- a CDS encoding zinc ribbon domain-containing protein, with amino-acid sequence MNVCTKCGTQFEDGVQFCQNCGKKRGHPVIKKKMSSGTKVGITLLALLVIAIVGLYVYGSSYYTQAAQVDRMITIVQERDGEKLAEIVTVDDPSVIVTRESLMPLFSYIKENPSYVNELKDYLRQGEKRGDGIERADFSLTKDGKYFFLFDRYKLKAKAYYTTLLSNEKGASLKMNGKEIDKTDDKKFEKQYGPFLPGTQVFQSEYKNDYVKLSREEKVVLMKQSQNNVTIDLTLQGQYITVQTNTPGATLYVNQKPVTALAGEEITWGPVATDGSATIYLERNGENGREATKVETVTAFPSYNLPFQKKSTEKTVVYNVTPPSTTRYVYNGFIFPDSDARKLTSSDLTYLSKEQLKIARNEIYARHGHMFQTKDMQAYFSKQSWYRENPYFTGKLTDIESYNVELIKSRE
- a CDS encoding DUF3908 family protein; the encoded protein is MAINMKTIEEWIAESNARQEEDFGHVVEEMKEVCVGLDNATLIYTKNVFCFGKKVEVLFFFQDHVVIGQEKDEYVEIEKLKYDAITNSSLKTNDKNTTLELQFANGQSINLDSLNDNYGTKNWLFARQIKSIFKLI
- a CDS encoding GNAT family N-acetyltransferase encodes the protein MFVTLQTVQESEKEILRNLYALYLHDLSTFTPNITIGENGFFEYEDLHMFWGNDGITPYFIKGDNDIVGFLLLLERPFLKKENDFGINDIFILNQYKGKGIGKRVIENVLKEKRGQYFVIELVKNVPAVSFWKKVYRELNIEFDEKKQLIDDEECLVQTFKI
- a CDS encoding class I SAM-dependent methyltransferase translates to MSMLQRLIQQAKNPRGTIGSSMLCIMNAAHTRLTNWALQKIHIREDEITLDTGCGGGKTIHTLSRRIPFGKICGIDYSEQAVENSKKANMKDVKTGKVIIQQASVSSIPHNTNFFDLITAFQTHYFWPHVEQDIKEIFRTLKPNGSFLLVAETFKIQYHMKKFKTTEEIVNLLYKTGFTSVKCYEERGCLCVIGIK
- a CDS encoding zinc ribbon domain-containing protein, producing the protein MKCPACHTENATEAKFCGNCGHSLTEEVVVSSGREEGPEQARAAQAKETRPNETVEQAKRFASGYFQFFKQALQAPTAIMKSGNVEVRNGIASLVLICFLGACIFYRIMSTGAALTRTLVPDVSTPTFFLDTVTVFLFLLILTLFVGFIIFVSGKMMKSSFSFLEVFGIWGTIATPAIGILVLSFLFSFLLIFFLPILLGLATTYMAISIIVAIVKLDNGGLDLVYTLFIANVLIGIATFIVLWSYISTIIQTFTQGLTGF
- a CDS encoding FAD-dependent oxidoreductase; translated protein: MNYVIVGGDAAGMSAAMQIVRNDETANVVTLEKGEIYSYAQCGLPYVISGAIASTEKLVARNVKTFRDKYGIDAKVRHEVTKVDTEKKIVYAEHTKTKDVFEFPYDRLLIATGVRPVMPEWEGRDLQGVHLLKTIPDAERILKTLETNKVEDVTIIGGGAIGLEMAETFVELGKKVRMIERNDHIGTIYDADMAEYIHKEAGKHHIEILTNENVKAFKGNERVEQIETDKGTYKADLVLVSVGVKPNTDFLEGTNIRTNHKGAIEVNAYMQTNVQDVYAAGDCATHYHVIKEIHDHIPIGTTANKQGRIAGLNMLDKRRAFKGTLGTGIIKFMDLTLARTGLNEKEAKGLNIPYKTVNIDSTNMAGYYPSAKPLHLKLLYRSDTKQLLGGQVIGEEGVDKRIDVIAMALFNKMSIHDLEDVDLSYAPPYNSVWDPIQQAARRAE
- a CDS encoding SagB family peptide dehydrogenase, whose protein sequence is MQLDTFLHHLHFSIDEIMPNHEVDWEDAPLPYKLYRNVPIIPLTLEIPLPLPNSSTTPTLKEIGHYLWYSFGLTQLCQLNSEKILFRRSIPSGGALYPNELYIYLKIDDYPDGIYHYDTAHHQLVLLREGNFDSYLSETLGNRCNIQSCFGAVFVSTMFWKNFFKYNNFSYRLQGLDSGVLIGQLLACAKQFGYTNGVYFQFLDRAINHLLGLSEGEESVYAVVPFSTEPQTNWFHNDHRENKTVTSHELLQQIPPLAHEHFIRSKQVDKHPMITKINESSMIESTAHFQTLHHEEHYQHHAHAVQLPKVERLSYDFLQLCKKRYSPDADFTLTKWDTAELATLLQEASLAFPYYNDLDGQYVNKNARVSLYGCFYNVKDIENGAYSYNSKTHSIQPLRYGDLRYPLQSSMTMDNVNLFQVPLCLHVVGKKDYYTNALGYRGYRIHQMEAGILVHKLVFAATAMGMGGHPLLSFDTNACDQLYGIDTRNETSLIQIPVGAYRARNWLKGDLRI